The Gadus chalcogrammus isolate NIFS_2021 chromosome 16, NIFS_Gcha_1.0, whole genome shotgun sequence DNA window GTTAAggattaataataattcattgccACGTTTGAAGGCTATTATTTGTCAGAACTGTGGGAAAAAGGTAAAGATAAAATATAATTCAAAAGGGTGTAGTTTAGTAAGTCATTGAAACTGAGTCGACAAACATCACATTTCTTCTTCCCCTCGTACAGTACAAGCCCACTAAGGCTAATGTCTAAGGCTAACGGAACACACTTACGGTAGTTGTATCGTGAGTTTTCTCAAGCTAAAGTTATTTGTATTTTCCTTGATCACAGTAAGACACACTCCTTTCAAATGATCCAATCAAATCCTGTGATCGAATCACAGATGATATGTTATGCCCTACTTATTTGTAATTAGTAATCTATCTATAATTTATATTACTTTGTCTTATATACATATTCGTCTTATGTATGCAAAAATAACTCAATTAAAACTTTGTGATCATGAGTGTCTAGAGTGAAAGTATCACTTTGTGCCAAATGAAACCTTTTGTTCTGCAACAAAGACAAAGTATTGTCTCAGTATATGTTTCTCACTGATACAGGTAAGTATCTGTGCTTCTTTATGTTTTCATGGTTGGCCCTGAGGAATTAACCGTAATAAACTGATAAATGTCATTCTGATAGTCAGTGTAGCTCTGATACAACCCAGTGTGGACTGAAGCTGTGGTCCAGAACAGGGTTTAGCGTGTCCGTCTCACATAGCATACAGCCCTCCACGGCACAACTACCCCTACATCGACACCAATCATAAAAAATGTCATTAGCATAATATTAATAACGTAGTGTCCTAGATGTTGCGATTGATTAAGCTAAGGTATACTTCTACATCTGGACTGAAATGTAATGCAACAATCAATAGTACAATTACGTTATCCTACTGTGCTTTACAAATTCAACAAATGTTAATGTTTTTACTGAgtcatttttgttttgtagGTCTTCTCAAAGCAAAATCCCAGTCCCACTGTGAAACCTGTTCCCAGCCCCTATTGTCCAGCTAGCATCCACCTTGGTTCTAAAAGCTGCTGAACAACAAATTCCTCACTCAATCCCCCCACCCAGCTAGCATTTACAGCCTCGATAGAACCAAGATGACCGCACGGGGAATGGGGCCCAAGGTTCTCCTACGCCCGGTTGGGAATCACTGCTGTAGAAGTTATGTAAACCTGGAGAAACCCTGGAGCTGTACGCGGTAACTTATTAAGCATCTCTTGCCTGCTACACTGCACAGCTCAGCACGTTTGACCGCTGATTGCCTGGACTCTCTGTCTGTAGGTTCTGTATGTAAATGAGCACTCTTATTGTTCTCTTTGCCGGAAGGTTAAAAGTTTATTTAAGTTTAATCATTGACTCCTGTTTGGTTCTTTCACACGATCCTAAGGTTTTGGTATTTTGTATCAATCCCATCTTTTTTCCAAGATacaattttgtttatttttgttaatttcATTCTTCGATTTGGAGGGGTTAGAAACAGCTGAATATCATTTGACAGCTGAGATAATAAAGTACCTTCCATCCAACTAACTTAACATAATGTCATTTGTAGGGatataattgttgaaatgaCAATTCATTTTAATCATATTCTTTGAGGAGTGCCATTCCTTTTCTGATAAGGCCAAACACTTAGTTAGGAAAACAGAAAAGGCCAGAGGTTGGTCAAGCAGAGAACGAGCGAAAAAGTTCTCTGTCTTGGTCTGGTGGACACAGAGCATGTGCCCCACACCCAGGAATGTGAAGGACAGACAGGTAACTAAGGAGATGGAGCCATCacgcagaggggggggagaggtagggtgaggtgagagagattgaaacagggagggagagagatagataggggAATGGTagagagaatgagtgagtgagagagagagagagagggagggagggagggagagacagagggagaaagtgtgagacagacagagatgagagagcagagtgtgagggagggagagaaggggggagaggagggagggatgagaaggaggggaagagaggcagagagagtccTTTATCCCCCTCCCATTCCTCTGAGTGGACTAAACAGAGCCGCTCTGTTAGTCCGCTAGAAACCGAAACTCCAGGAGCATTCTGTCTAAACCCGAACCCCAGCGCACCTGACTCACAATGACCCAGCCACGAGATGGTCTCGTCTGAAGTCCTCTGTGATAGGCTGCATGCCGCATTCACAAGGAGAAATCCGGGCGGTGGGAAATTTCCCATTAATCCGACTTGATACACCAACCTACGATAATGGGAGTTatgtaaggaggagcagagaggccgTACTGTGCTTGTAAAATGAATTGCCAACCCAATTTTTAACCATTCGTGCATTCAAGAACAAgtttttaaatattaaaaggCCAACAGCCTTTAATAAATCCTTCGTTGGACGCCATCTTGAATAGATTAATCAGTTCTGGCCAAGTTTGAAATATAGGGTCAATCCAAATGTTCCCAAGGTGAACATGAATGCTTTTAGCTAATTGGAAGTTCGGAATTAGTTAGTAAGATATCTCATAAGCAAAATCCCCTCCCCAACAAGAGGACCCATGGGTTGTTCAGAGCATTATATCATAGGATTGCAGTCCCCTTTAATAGTGTAATCCATCCAGAACCTTAAGACCTACAGTCTAACAACCTCATGTTAAATAATATGGTATAGTCTGGCTTCAGATAAACCTTGTCACAGACAATCCTTAACTACACTAGTTTTATTTCTGGGTGGCTGGGACAGAGTAAAATATTTCCAATATACTTCAAACGACCCAAAGTCATGAAGGCAAAATCATTGCCTTTGTGTTTAACTTCCATGAACATTATACAGAACAGAATTCAAACTGGCGTGAAATAACCAAATTCACAAGCATTTGTTTAAAGATCATAGAGCAACGGCCTCTGAAGGGCCCAGCGAGAAGAAGATACAGGCCAAAGATAGTGAGCATCACAAGCACTTTGAAGTCATGCCCCAGATTGCAGAATTCCTATTTTTTATTGGAGACCTCCCTTTCATTTCTAAAGTACATCTTCACCTTCGGTCCGGACTAATGGCTGCTCTAATTTGATTTGTGAAGATCAGAAAACTACGAGCTGACCATGTAACTTTTAAACGTCTCACTGGAAGATATGATATTAAATGTCCTCAAAATAGTTTTTCATCCTTCAGTTGGCTTCGATTTACTAGTATAGATCGagtattttatgtatttattgattTGCCTAGATGCAGCCTAGATTATACAAAGTGGATTAGAGGCCTTGTGTTGTACGACGTGTGATATTCACGTTTCCTATTTAGATAAAAAAAAGATCCTGAACCCAAACTCTGGGCTTTGAGTCATTAATGTGGATATTCCAACGGCAAGATGAATGTAAACGAATTTCGGGGTGGGAATTTGTTACTAACTTGCTCAATTAAGTTGAATTCTATAATTTTTGGGAGGCGTTTGATTGCAAATGCTCTCCATCCTAGGTCATATCATATGCATAAAATAAGACTTTGGTTGGTTTCTACGGAGGCATGTTACCACTGTTTGGATGGTCAGCACCATCTGGTGGACAGACAGAGTACTGCACCGAGGGCAACCCTTGATGTCAGGTACCTGAGATTGGTTATAATAGGTTTCCCTTGAGGATTAGACAATTATCTCATTTTTAGTTGAGAAAATGATGAGTGGATCCACACCACACAGCAGTTTCATTCCAAACAGAGGGCTCATTGTTTTTAATTAAGATAATCCTGTAGTTAAAAAGGATGCCTTGAGTGACAAAGAATTCACAAATTGCTTAGTGATTGGAATTGGAAGAAAGAATGCTTTAATCTCTGAAATGGAAGGATGAAACAGTGATTATATCACATGGTTCCAGGTATTACAGAGTAAAGAGCAGGGGTCCCACAAAAATCAGCAAAGAAGTAcctaaatatttttttgattaTTTGCTCAACCTtaaattaaaatgaccaacaaaCATAGAATTTCATTttcaaaaccaaacaaaccagcCAATATTTTTATGACAAACTCAAAAAGAAAGAATCACTAGATTATTACCAGATTAGTGGAAATttaccccaaaaaaaacaaaactaatctAACCTATTCAAATCCTAGAAGAGGTTCAAAGTCATGTTGGAAACTAGCGAGCATTTCATTATAGACAGTGTTCATTATTCAAGCCGGTTTTTAacagtcaaacacaaacaccatggTCTGTAGGGTACAAATCCTCGTTTATCTTCATCATTCATCTTCATCACTTAAAGGACTTTGAAAGAAAGCACCGCTTTCATATTCATAGACGATCGCCACGGTTTCCCCGGCGTCAGAAACAGCTGCACTGGTCTGTAAATAAGCCTGGTtggggatagagggagggaagggggaggagagggagagagagagagaaaggggagtcTTTATTATCAGGACCAACGTCTCTTTGAATACAAACTCATCGACTTAAATAACACAATTCACTCTTGGAAGTTCAAGGGGAAACTGCACGTCATCAACGGCCGATCACAGTTTCTCGGCTGACGCATGACATCCCCAGGCCACGCCCCGTCTCCCTTCTGCCCGGACCGGGCCCTGTGCCCCGTCCCCACCTtctccagcagctgcagccGCTCCTCGTGCAGCAGGTTGTCCTGGCGCAGCTGGCTCACGGTGGACTCCAGGCCCAGCAGCTTGTCCAGGTGTCTGCGGTGGCGCTGCTGCAGCACCGTCACCTTCCTCTGGAGCTCTGACACCACCGCCTCCAGCTGCTCCTTGCTCAGCCGGCTGCTGCGGAAGTAGCTGGAGGGAGGCGGAGACGagacgatgggggggggggggggggggggggggggggcagtagacGTTAAAACAGAGAAACTGATTTAAAATAAGGTACAACTGTACAAAGGTCTTAATGATCCATCATGAGTCCCACAGAGACAAATAAGATGAAATCAATATCTGATCTTGCAATATtctcaaataaaaagaaaaacagggaAAGTTCAATTCTTATAAGCTGGAGCTTGTGTATCTGAGCTTCAGACTCTGATCCAAGTCATCTCAGCCCGTCTGAGCTGCTCCTCCGCCTGTCAGCTTCATGAACAACCTATTTTATCGACCACTCCTCTATTCCATATGCTTTCCGTTTCGCTGATATTGTTTCAGGGATGGAGAATATCCAGGGTACAACCTTTTAAACATGATTAAACACAACGTACCAGTGTTCTTCCAGCTGTTCCTTCGTACTGCAGTCCACATTTGGCTTCTCTCCgttgtcttcttcttctgcatcCATTGTCCCCACTCCAGTCCCCAGAGAAGTGGGGAGGGGGTGCAGATACTTGGAGACGATGGGGACGGTGGAGGCGATGGGCTTGAAGCCGAGAGCGGAGGACAACACcgtttcagggggggggggactgaacTGGCCGTTCACCGTTAACACGTTTGGGATCGTCTCAAAGTAGGCAATGACTTGGGTGACTTGATCTCGGTCGGCCGTCGAGGACTCGTCCACCCCACCGGAGGGGAGATATTTGAGGGGCAGACAGGGAGAGGACAGGGTGAGTGTGGCGTCTGCTGTGGGAAGCTCCTGaccgtttgtaaatccattgaccTGTTGCTCTTGTACTTCGGAGGAGTCTGACACAACGAGGACTTCTGCATTCCCCTCAGTGTTGAGACAGGTCAAGCCCTCCACCGTGTGGTACAGGACGGCGTGCATATCAAATGTTTCCGCTGGTGGGTCGGTTTTTAAAACCCCAAGGGATTCTGGGTACTCGTGGGCTTCCACCAATAGGGTTGTCCCGGACTGGGAGGGGTCTACGTTCATGTCATAAAAGTGCAGTGTATCCATGATATTGTTCCGCTCTGTGTCTTCCGATAAGTCCGGTAAAGCTACCCTCAGATTTCTGTTACTTCGTCGATATTTACACTTCTTCTCGTCAAGCTCCACATCTTTTCGTTTCTAGAACAGAGATGTGTGATGTCAACAAATATGACAGTGTGTGAACTATGAAAGGCAAGTAAGTATCTGCTAAGGAGTTAATCGTATTATAGCCTACCTCAGATGACCTGAAGATGGTTGGAACAGCATTGTGCTCAAGGTAACGGATACCCCACGATACTTTGAATGAGGACTCTGTGAAATGTTCGTGGCAGATATATTGATGTCGAGACGGCATCCAGCCTTCCCGACCCATGTTTCTCAACCACTGCTGTAGCCGTTCATAGTCGTGTAGAGGGAACCTTTAACAAGATAAAGATTGTATGTTTAGACATTTTGATGGAGGATGGGCCCTAGCAATTACTGAAATAATTGCAGTGGCGAAATTAAACCACATTCTGCCTTCCATGTTCAGAAGTCAGTCATATAAATGCCATTTAGTATAAAAGGTCATAATACAAAATAACTAAGTTACTTCACAACTATGCAGAAAGTGCAATGACTTTTTGCCTTCCTCATTTAATCACAGTATCTAATTTAATCATCAGAGTCACTCAAGAGGCCTCTACAGTTCCCGACAGAGATTGGTCACTAGAGCCATCTACAGGCCAAATAACGTTATTGCGGCAATTTAAGGTGACCTGACTAATCCGACTTCAAGCTCGTACAAGTGTGATATATACAAATAACTATAGATGAACGACACACAGTTGCAGCATTAAATATCTAGCCATAAATCACAATCAAATGGACGTGAAAATAACCggattattaattattttctaaatgttacGGACATGGACATGCACTGCCTCAATCACAATGTCGGTGAGGGCACAGAATCTCATGAAATAAAGCTTATGAGACAGAATTACCACAAAATCGAAATACGCACTAAGAATACTTAAGTATCCAACAACACATTACTCTACTGCACAACTACCagggtaaataaaaaaaaatctaaacaaCTCAAGCAATACATCAAGGAAAGTAAGCATTAGGTTTGTACTCACTTATAATagcttttccttttgttttcgtTTGTAGCGTCAGTTTTACAACTGGGAACAGCACAGTATTTGGGCATCTCTGTTGGTTTGTTGCCTAGTGCTACTCAAACATTGAGAACAAGGTGATGCCAAGGTAGCGTGCTTTATCAACATGTGGCGCAGCGCTGACCATCAGCTGTTGACGCAAAACAAGCGTGTCGGTGACGTAAAACATGTGCGACCATTGTTTTTAAAGGCTCCGTCGCATTTTCTTGTCACCgtttataatgtatatatttaagcagccgttaaacaaaaataagcaAATAAAGACAAACTCACTGgacgattttttttattcaataacTTTCTCCAAACATGTACACGGAATATTTGTCAtgatacagtatatatacatacacgtCAGTGTATCTTATCTAAAAAGGTTGAGGGGCCTCTGGGGGTGGTAACTGTGCGTTTCAAGAGACGTCGGTTTGTATTGAAGAAATGGGACACAATGGGCCGACTAGTCACTTTGACATATTAGCGGACAGGAGTGCCAGCGGTGTTTGATAGACTGAAGCTAGATGGACCCGGGGGATGCGTGGCACCGATGACAGAATGAAGGGAGAGCAGTAGGACCTTCCTGAGTAGGAAGCAGTGCAAAACTAGTTGAATCAGTTACATGTTGGAGCCAGCTAAACATTCAACCAATGGCAAGACGGCACCTTATGCCTCTGGGGGCTTAATACAACGGACCGCAGTCAGAATCTCCTGAGACCACAGATCCAAATTCAGcctattttttttgcaaaaataaaaatatgcattTTTATCAATcaactttttaaaaaatattaattaccATCAAAATGTAGCTCACCCCTAACTCCTCCTGTTCCTATAGATACCTTGTGTCTAAACatggctgctgctcctcctcatcatcatcatctatgGTAGAATCAACTGCTCCGTCTGTCTGAGGCAGAATCAGCTGATCCACCTCGTCTGAGGCAGAatcagctgctcctcctcacatTAAATCTAACAATCAATTCAGCCCAGATCTTTGGTAACACACCAGCTACCCTATGCCATCCATTGAGGAGTATCGGTCTGGCATGAAACACGGCCAGATGGGAAATAACAATGGGTAGGGTTGAGTCTCTGCCCAGTCATACAAACGCATGGATGAGCAAATGAGACACGAGTTTCaatttttgtttcttttcctTCCTCAGTTTTCATTGATGTGCGAATCGTCCTCATTACTGACTGGTCTAAGTGATCTCTGCCCCCCCACCTCATCTCAGCAGCCGCCCTGCCTTTACCCAAACTGAGCCCGACTCGCCGAGGACCaatgggaggggtggggtgggggtgtgttggggTTGGGTTAAAGCgctggaggggtggagggggctggcTGGATTGGGGGGGGTTGCCCCTGGTCGGGTGGGAGGTCGTCATGGTGACAGGAGGGCCAGGACGGCGTCTACATCATCCCCATCTGCATCAGCGAGTTGGCGTATGCCATGGGCTTGACGTTCGGATGAGGCTGTGGGGGAATTgcagaggaaaaaaaataagaaaggtGGTCGATAtctaaaagaacacacacacacacacacacacacacacacacacacacacacacacacacacacacacacacacacacacacacacacacacacacacacacacacacacacacacacacacacacacacacacacacacgcgcgcgcgctgCAACATGCAATGTCCAAGACATTATCAATTACTTTATTGGAGTTTTGGCAGATATCCAACCAGTGGGAGACAGCGTAAGCAATGTACTGACCACAGCTGTGAACTGGTGAAATTCTGGCTTGAGATCGGATCCCCTGAGGTGGATATAGGCGCCTTTATTTCCCATCTGATCACTGGAGGAGACAAGAAAATGTATATTGGAAACGTTTGATGCTGAGGGAAAAATGCGCTCATAGTGGCATGAGTTGGGGAAAATAACATTGCAGCAAACCACAAATACACATCCTATTCTAGAGGTGGTTCCTAAAGGATAGACAGTCAAACTCACAGCTGTTCATTTAAATTTGCACCGTAACAAAATACATCTGTTGCCATAGTAACTGAAAGAAGAATCGCTTGTTTTCACACACTTTTCTCAGTACAAAACTGTCACATTATGTGAGCGGTTGACAGGTTCCTAAATGCTCAACCCACTTATTTGCCAAGCAGC harbors:
- the LOC130406021 gene encoding THAP domain-containing protein 5-like, which encodes MPKYCAVPSCKTDATNENKRKSYYKFPLHDYERLQQWLRNMGREGWMPSRHQYICHEHFTESSFKVSWGIRYLEHNAVPTIFRSSEKRKDVELDEKKCKYRRSNRNLRVALPDLSEDTERNNIMDTLHFYDMNVDPSQSGTTLLVEAHEYPESLGVLKTDPPAETFDMHAVLYHTVEGLTCLNTEGNAEVLVVSDSSEVQEQQVNGFTNGQELPTADATLTLSSPCLPLKYLPSGGVDESSTADRDQVTQVIAYFETIPNVLTVNGQFSPPPPETVLSSALGFKPIASTVPIVSKYLHPLPTSLGTGVGTMDAEEEDNGEKPNVDCSTKEQLEEHCYFRSSRLSKEQLEAVVSELQRKVTVLQQRHRRHLDKLLGLESTVSQLRQDNLLHEERLQLLEKAYLQTSAAVSDAGETVAIVYEYESGAFFQSPLSDEDE